TGAACCAGCACGTCACCGAAACCGCCGCCACAGCGAAAGCCACCGCCGCCGCGACCAGGATCGCCAAGCGCGACCTGATCGGAAGGGAGCGGAACCGGCGGAGCACGGTGCTCACTCCGCGCCGCCCGATCGCAGCACGTACCCCACACCCCGCACCGTGTGGACAAGACGTGGCTCGCCGCCCGCCTCGGTCTTGCGGCGCAGGTACATGACGTACACGTCGAGCGAGTTCGAGGACGGCTCGAAGTCGAAGCCCCAGACCGCCTTGAGGATCTGTTCGCGCGTGAGGACCTGGCGCGGGTGGGCGAGGAACATCTCCAGGAGGGTGAATTCCGTGCGGGTCAGCTCCACCGAACGGCCGCCGCGCGTGACCTCGCGGGTCGAGAGGTCCATGCGGAGGTCGCCGAAGGTGAGGGCGTCGTCGTCGGGGGCGGCGCCCGCCGCGGCGGCGTACGAGCTGCGTCGCAGCAGCGCGCGGACCCGGGCGAACAGCTCGTCCAGCTCGAACGGCTTGACGAGGTAGTCGTCGGCGCCCGCGTCGAGCCCGGTCACGCGGTCGCCGACCGTGTCGCGGGCGGTGAGCATGAGGATCGGGGTGGTGGTGCCCGCGCCGCGCATCCGGCGGGCCGCCGTCAGGCCGTCCATCCTCGGCATCTGGATGTCCAGGACGACGAGGTCGGGCTGGTACGCGGTCGCCTTCTCCAGGGCGTCCGCGCCGTCCACGGCGACCTCGGTGCCGTACCCCTCGAAGGCGAGGCTGCGCTGCAGGGCTTCGCGCACCGCGGGCTCGTCGTCGACGATCAGAATGCGCTGGGGTTCACGGTCGCCTTCGGCGGGGCTCATGGGCGTTCTGTTCCTCGGGTGGGCTGGGTACGGGGCGCTTTCAGCCTCGCACGTTTCCGGGCCGTTCAGTCAGGGATCAACCTCGTACGGATCAGCCTCGTACGACGGTACGGCGGCGGGCCGGGGACCGGCGGGAGGAGCGGGCGGCAGCCGTCGTGGCCACCTCGGGAGCCCGCGCCACCGGCGCGTGCAGCTCGCGGGCCACCTCCAGAGCCAGGCCGAACCCGGCCGGGTCGCCGCCGACGGCGGTGTGCGTGACGCTCTTGATCAGCTTGTTGGTCATGTCGACCTCCTGAGGTCGTAGAAGGGGGCCAGGGAGATCTAGCTGTCCGAGCCGCCGGACCGCAGGGTGTCCAGGTCGGCCTTCACCGTGTTGATCGGGATGGCGAAGCCGAGACCGGCGCTGCCCGCGCTGGAGGAGTCCGAACTGGCCGAGTACATCGCGGAGTTGATACCGACGATGTTGCCGTTCATGTCGATGAGCGCGCCGCCGGAGTTGCCGGGGTTGAGGGAGGCGTCGGTCTGGAGCGCCTTGTACGTGGTCGTCGAGGAACCGGTGTCGCCGTTGAACTGCCGGCCGCCGTACTCGAACGGCCACTGGCCGCTGTTGCCGCCGCCCTGCTGCTGCTCCTGACCCTGGCTCTCGTCGGTCGAGACGGTGACGTCGCGGTCGAGTGCCGAGACGATGCCGCTGGTGACGGTGCCCGTCAGGCCCTCGGGGGAGCCGATCGCGACGACCTCGTCGCCGACCTTGACGCCGTCGGAGTTGCCGAGCGTGGCCGCGGTGAGGCCGGACGGCGCGTTCTCCAGCTTGATGAGCGCGAGGTCCTTCTTGCTGTCGGTGCCGACGACCTTCGCGGTGTACGACTTGCCGTTGCTCAGCTGCACCTTGATGGAGGAGGCGCCGGAGACGACGTGGTTGTTGGTGATGATCTCGCCGCCGGTCGTGATGATCACGCCGGAGCCGGTCGACGAACCCGAGTTCGAGGTCGCGCTGATCTCGACGATGCTCGGGCTGACCGCCGCGGCGACGCCGGCGACGGTGCCCTTCTTGCTGGCGGCCACCACGCTCGTGCTGGTGGAGCTGGAGGAGGTGTCCTTGGCGGTCAGCTCCTGGAAGGCGTACGCGGTACCGCCGCCCACCGCGGCCGCCGCGATCGCGACGGCGGCGAGCAGGGCGAGCGGACCCCGGACGCGCTTCTTCGGAGCGGGAGCGAGACCGGCTGCGGCGGGGTCCATGGGGACGGGGGCCGCGCCGGGGAGAGCCGTACCGCCGCCGTAGCCGCCGTCCTGCCCGCCGCCGTAACCACCGGCTGAAGCCTGCGTCGGCGTCTGCGGCGGAGCGGCCTGCTGCTGGGCCGGCTCGTACGACGGCTGGGCCGGCTCGTACGACGGCGGGGGCGGCCACTCCGGGTTCACGGGGGAGGAGGCGTGCTGCTGCTGGGGGTACGCCGACTGCTGGTCGGGACCCTGGGGGTGCTCGTACTCGCCGCTGCGGCGGAAGCTCTCGGTCATGGAAAAGAGCCTGTCGCCCGATCATGAGAGCTTCCTGAGTGCCCCCTGAGAAGCCCGACAGAAGCTCGTATGCCCGATATAAAGACGCCCGAGCCCCGTAGAACAAGGGCGCGCGGAGTGATCAGCCGCAGCCGCAGGACCGGCGCACGACGAGCCGCGAGGGGAACTGCTTCAGGCGCTCGCGCCGCGATCCGGCGACCCTGAGGCCGTCGTCGAGGACGAGGTCGACGGCCGCGCGGGCCATCCCCGAGCGGTCGGTGCCGATCGTGGTCAGCGGCGGGTCGGTGAGCGCGGCTTCCTTGACGTCGTCGAAGCCGGCGACCGCCAGCTCGCCCGGGACGTCGATGCGCAGCTCGCGGGCGGCCCGCAGCACGCCGATCGCCTGGTCGTCGGTGGAGCAGAAGATGGCCGGCGGGCGGTCGGGCCCGGCCAGCAGCTGAAGGCCGACCTGGTAGGCGTCGTAACGGTTGTACGGGGCTTCGAAGAGGCGGCCCTCGGTGGAGATGCCGGCCTCCTGCATCGCGCGCCGCCAGCCCTCGACGTGGTCGGAGACCGGGTCGCCGACGGAGGGGGTGTCGGCCGTACCGCCGAGACAGGCCACGTACTCGTGGCCGTGCTCGATGAGGTGGCGGGTGGCGAGCTGGGCGCCGCCGATGTCGTCCGTGACGACGGCGACGTCGTCGATCGCCTCGGGGCGCTCGTGCAGCAGCACGACCCGGGCGTCCCAGGCCTCGATCTCCGCGGCAGCGTTGTCATTGAGGGCATGGCTGACCAGGATCAGCCCGGAGACCCGCATGCCGAGGAAGGCCCGCAGATAGTGGACCTCGCGCTCCGCGATGTAGTCCGAGTTGCCGACCAGCACCATTTTTCCGCGCTCGGCGGCGGCCTGTTCGACCGCGTGCGCCATCTCCCCGAAGAAGGGCTGGCGTGCGTCGGGCACGATCAGGCCTATGAGCTCGGTCTTCCGCGAGGCCATGGCCTGGGCGACTCGGTCTGGCCGGTACCCCAGTTCCTTGATCGCGGCGAGAACACGCTCGCGCGTGGCCGGGGCAACCGGCCGGGGTCCGTTGTTGATGACATAGCTGACGACGGCAGTCGACGTCCCTGCCAGTCGCGCTACATCATCCCGAGTCACCTTGGCCACGCGCGGAGTCTACGCGGATGGACCGCCCCTGGGCAGGGCGTACGGCGGGCTTGCTATGACTCCGCTGTGACCTCGACGGCGTCCAGGTGCGCCGTCTCGTCCGCAACATCCGGCTTTGGCTGGGCCGCCTTGGCCTTCGCCTCGTCCGCGGCGCGGTCCACCTTCTCCGGCGTAACGAATCGATAACCGACGTTCCGGACGGTCCCGATGAGCGACTCGTGCTCGGGCCCGAGCTTCGCTCGCAGCCGTCGTACGTGGACGTCGACCGTTCGGGTGCCGCCGAAGTAGTCGTAGCCCCAGACCTCCTGGAGCAGCTGGGCGCGGGTGAAGACGCGGCCCGGGTGCTGCGCGAGGTACTTCAGGAGCTCGAACTCCTTGAAGGTGAGGTCGAGGACGCGGCCCTTGAGCTTCGCGGAGTACGTCGCCTCGTCGACCGACAGGTCGCCGTTGCGGATCTCCATGGGGGAGTCGTCGTTGACGATCTGCTGGCGGCCCATGGCGAGCCGCAGACGGGCCTCCACCTCGGCCGGACCAGCGGTGTCGAGGAGTACGTCGTCGATGCCCCAGTCGGCGGTGACGGCCGCGAGGCCGCCCTCGGTGACGACGAGGATGAGCGGACAGCCGGGGCCGGTGGACCGCAGCAGCTGGCAGAGGCTGCGCACCTGCGGGAGGTCGCGGCGGCCGTCGATCAGGATGACGTCGGCACCTGGGGTGTCGACGAGTGCGGGGCCTTCAGCCGGAGCCACGCGCACGTTGTGCAGCAGCAGGCCGAGGGCGGGAAGCACCTCCGTCGACGGCTGAAGGGCATTGGTCAGGAGCAGCAGAGAACTCATCGCGCCCCACCTGCCTGGGTCGTCCTACGGTCGTGCACGTTTCGCTCGCCCATAACGTCGGTTCCTCCTCGGTCCCTGCGAGGACGTTTGCGGCACTGCTTCGTACTCGCGGCTCCCGCGCCCTGGGATC
Above is a genomic segment from Streptomyces sp. R21 containing:
- a CDS encoding response regulator transcription factor; its protein translation is MSPAEGDREPQRILIVDDEPAVREALQRSLAFEGYGTEVAVDGADALEKATAYQPDLVVLDIQMPRMDGLTAARRMRGAGTTTPILMLTARDTVGDRVTGLDAGADDYLVKPFELDELFARVRALLRRSSYAAAAGAAPDDDALTFGDLRMDLSTREVTRGGRSVELTRTEFTLLEMFLAHPRQVLTREQILKAVWGFDFEPSSNSLDVYVMYLRRKTEAGGEPRLVHTVRGVGYVLRSGGAE
- a CDS encoding S1C family serine protease; translation: MTESFRRSGEYEHPQGPDQQSAYPQQQHASSPVNPEWPPPPSYEPAQPSYEPAQQQAAPPQTPTQASAGGYGGGQDGGYGGGTALPGAAPVPMDPAAAGLAPAPKKRVRGPLALLAAVAIAAAAVGGGTAYAFQELTAKDTSSSSTSTSVVAASKKGTVAGVAAAVSPSIVEISATSNSGSSTGSGVIITTGGEIITNNHVVSGASSIKVQLSNGKSYTAKVVGTDSKKDLALIKLENAPSGLTAATLGNSDGVKVGDEVVAIGSPEGLTGTVTSGIVSALDRDVTVSTDESQGQEQQQGGGNSGQWPFEYGGRQFNGDTGSSTTTYKALQTDASLNPGNSGGALIDMNGNIVGINSAMYSASSDSSSAGSAGLGFAIPINTVKADLDTLRSGGSDS
- a CDS encoding LacI family DNA-binding transcriptional regulator; protein product: MAKVTRDDVARLAGTSTAVVSYVINNGPRPVAPATRERVLAAIKELGYRPDRVAQAMASRKTELIGLIVPDARQPFFGEMAHAVEQAAAERGKMVLVGNSDYIAEREVHYLRAFLGMRVSGLILVSHALNDNAAAEIEAWDARVVLLHERPEAIDDVAVVTDDIGGAQLATRHLIEHGHEYVACLGGTADTPSVGDPVSDHVEGWRRAMQEAGISTEGRLFEAPYNRYDAYQVGLQLLAGPDRPPAIFCSTDDQAIGVLRAARELRIDVPGELAVAGFDDVKEAALTDPPLTTIGTDRSGMARAAVDLVLDDGLRVAGSRRERLKQFPSRLVVRRSCGCG
- a CDS encoding response regulator transcription factor; this translates as MSSLLLLTNALQPSTEVLPALGLLLHNVRVAPAEGPALVDTPGADVILIDGRRDLPQVRSLCQLLRSTGPGCPLILVVTEGGLAAVTADWGIDDVLLDTAGPAEVEARLRLAMGRQQIVNDDSPMEIRNGDLSVDEATYSAKLKGRVLDLTFKEFELLKYLAQHPGRVFTRAQLLQEVWGYDYFGGTRTVDVHVRRLRAKLGPEHESLIGTVRNVGYRFVTPEKVDRAADEAKAKAAQPKPDVADETAHLDAVEVTAES